In one window of Methanolobus mangrovi DNA:
- a CDS encoding MATE family efflux transporter: MNNATNGKKAGPALGAPKTTAGMKALLGDPKKAIIKLALPMMLGMSVQTLYNLVDTFWVSGLGSDALAAVGFVFPFFFVIIALSNGLGVGAGSAISRRLGSKDKTGADNVAVHTMILMLLMSAVFTLTLFTFAEPIFAMIGAGKTTAMATSYGRIIFGGSILLFFTNVANAILRSEGDTKRAMNAMIFGSVLNIVLDPIFIYQFKMGVAGAAWATVLSMGVTAVMMSSWLFFKKDTYLSFDFKDFNFEKDILKDISKVGIPASVQQASMALMMLVMNVIIIAVSNTDGVAVYTVGWRVATIALAPLIGISTAVVTMVGFSYGEGSYDKVSFSHIYAMKMGLLVETVIALFTFVLAPQIAYAFTLSESASHITDDLIIFLRIICIFYPTVSLGMISSSLFQGVGKGLYALIATILRAVIFVPLFAVFFAFNLDMGLIGVWWGMVVGNIMGSLFIFVWARGYVGKLLKTLVPIDIPHKLPDHEELRV; this comes from the coding sequence ATGGTAAAAAGGCGGGTCCTGCATTAGGGGCCCCAAAGACGACCGCAGGTATGAAGGCCCTGCTAGGTGATCCTAAAAAAGCTATCATAAAGCTGGCATTGCCAATGATGCTTGGCATGTCTGTTCAGACACTATATAATCTCGTAGATACTTTCTGGGTTTCCGGACTTGGCTCAGATGCTCTTGCAGCAGTTGGTTTTGTATTCCCCTTCTTCTTTGTGATCATTGCACTTTCAAACGGTCTGGGAGTCGGCGCCGGTTCAGCCATATCCCGAAGGCTTGGCTCAAAGGACAAAACAGGTGCGGACAATGTTGCAGTTCACACGATGATACTGATGCTTTTGATGTCCGCTGTTTTCACTCTTACACTCTTCACATTTGCAGAACCGATATTTGCTATGATCGGTGCCGGCAAGACAACTGCAATGGCAACTTCCTATGGTCGTATTATCTTCGGAGGCAGTATTCTGCTCTTCTTTACCAATGTTGCAAATGCGATACTTCGCAGTGAAGGCGACACTAAAAGGGCTATGAATGCTATGATATTCGGCTCTGTTCTGAATATAGTACTTGATCCTATCTTCATTTACCAGTTTAAGATGGGCGTTGCTGGTGCTGCCTGGGCTACGGTTCTATCAATGGGAGTAACTGCAGTTATGATGTCCAGCTGGCTTTTCTTTAAAAAGGATACTTACCTTTCCTTTGATTTTAAGGATTTCAATTTCGAAAAGGATATCCTCAAGGATATATCAAAGGTTGGCATTCCTGCTTCTGTGCAGCAGGCATCCATGGCTCTTATGATGCTTGTGATGAATGTCATAATAATAGCCGTCAGTAACACCGACGGAGTGGCAGTTTACACTGTTGGATGGCGTGTTGCAACAATAGCTCTTGCTCCACTCATTGGTATTTCGACTGCTGTTGTGACAATGGTCGGTTTTTCATATGGGGAAGGTTCGTATGATAAAGTATCCTTTTCTCACATATATGCAATGAAGATGGGCCTTCTTGTCGAGACGGTAATTGCTCTTTTTACCTTTGTTCTGGCTCCACAGATAGCTTACGCATTTACCCTTTCAGAAAGTGCTTCCCATATCACGGACGACCTTATTATATTTCTCCGAATAATTTGTATATTCTACCCTACGGTTTCCCTCGGAATGATTTCATCCTCTCTTTTCCAGGGTGTGGGAAAAGGACTCTATGCACTAATTGCAACGATACTGCGTGCTGTCATATTCGTACCATTGTTCGCAGTTTTCTTTGCCTTTAATCTGGACATGGGACTTATAGGTGTCTGGTGGGGGATGGTTGTAGGTAATATCATGGGCTCATTGTTCATCTTTGTGTGGGCAAGAGGTTACGTCGGAAAATTATTGAAGACGTTGGTTCCCATAGACATTCCCCACAAATTGCCCGATCACGAGGAATTAAGGGTCTAA
- a CDS encoding CAP domain-containing protein, translating to MSRLMKTIIFLIILFIVQIGITSATSEYAAEEQQMLDLINGERAIYGLEPLRFNAVLNDVASEHSKEMIELDYFSHDSYDGTSFSERLANAGYDMVYVGENIALRYPPDLVAAHEGLMASPGHRANILSPNYNEIGIGIWVGEYSGYDNAAMYTQNFGWGDSTTTALQVMRLSPTDSIIESDKSARTFSIGTNVECDIIWSLKGETIKVDSDVLSSYCELVPPAGGTYQVKATASGSAQNVVTEWTWLVVEETVMLKGDANNDGLINILDFSAFAKVYNSTTTGTSKWADFNDDGMINILDFSAFAKVYNK from the coding sequence ATGTCAAGATTAATGAAAACGATAATTTTCCTGATCATTTTATTTATTGTCCAGATCGGGATAACAAGTGCGACTAGCGAATACGCTGCAGAAGAGCAGCAGATGCTTGATCTTATCAATGGGGAAAGAGCGATATATGGTCTTGAACCACTGAGGTTCAATGCGGTTTTAAATGACGTTGCAAGTGAACATAGCAAAGAAATGATAGAGTTGGATTATTTTTCACATGATTCCTATGATGGTACTTCTTTTTCAGAAAGGCTCGCAAACGCAGGCTATGATATGGTATATGTGGGCGAGAATATTGCGTTGCGCTATCCTCCGGACCTTGTAGCAGCCCACGAAGGCCTTATGGCTTCACCGGGGCACAGGGCAAACATACTGAGTCCCAATTACAATGAGATTGGCATCGGTATCTGGGTTGGTGAATACTCCGGTTACGACAATGCTGCCATGTATACGCAGAATTTTGGATGGGGTGATTCCACCACTACGGCTTTACAGGTGATGCGCCTAAGTCCGACTGACTCTATAATTGAATCGGATAAATCTGCCCGGACATTTTCCATCGGGACGAACGTAGAATGTGATATTATCTGGTCACTTAAAGGAGAGACCATAAAGGTCGATAGTGATGTGTTATCTTCTTATTGTGAACTGGTTCCTCCGGCAGGTGGGACTTATCAGGTAAAGGCAACAGCATCAGGCTCTGCTCAAAATGTAGTGACAGAGTGGACCTGGCTTGTAGTGGAAGAAACTGTCATGCTAAAAGGAGATGCTAACAACGATGGTTTGATAAACATTCTTGATTTCAGTGCATTTGCGAAGGTTTATAATAGCACAACTACTGGAACCAGCAAATGGGCAGATTTCAATGATGACGGTATGATAAACATTCTTGATTTTAGCGCATTTGCGAAGGTCTATAATAAATAG